One region of Luteolibacter yonseiensis genomic DNA includes:
- a CDS encoding sulfatase-like hydrolase/transferase, translating to MKRNALYAGFFAILSLPVFSADRKPNVLLIVADDLGYGELGIQGYNKDIPTPNIDSIASNGTRFTSGYVSGPYCSPTRAALLTGKYQQRFGHEFNPGPPVAGNEPIGLSLAETTIGDRFRKAGYATGWFGKSHLGNTPEYHPLSRGFDEFYGFLGGAHSYVNAGAESNNPVLRGREIVKDPGYLTEAFAREASAFIERKKDEPWFVYLPFNAVHAPLEVTEKYEKRFSSITDTKRRHFAGLLSSLDDAVGSVLGKIRELKLEEDTLVIFIADNGGPTAQTTSSNGPLRGFKSQTYEGGVRVPFAIQWKGKLPAAKVDDRPVIQIDLLPTALAAAGVEAEADWKLDGVNLLPYIRGEKTEAPHDALYWRFGQQLAIRKGDWKLVKGPEANAARGGTAGKASTAGAQLYNLADDIGEVNDLASKNPEKFKELAAQWDAWNAQLVDPKWLPNRRAGARNRNSAENSAAPASKWKSGDSFEDDQAPQIASRAFTISARVDAAAPSGVILSQGGPQQGYSLHVKDGKLALSVRVAKQLSTVVSTEVLPAGSHQVEAGIAPDGGVTLKVDGKTTGEGKLASLIQKQPGEGLHVGNDGDAAVGEYTAPANFSGSVAEASVTLQ from the coding sequence ATGAAACGAAACGCCCTCTACGCCGGCTTTTTTGCCATCCTCTCCCTTCCTGTTTTCTCCGCTGATAGAAAACCGAACGTCCTCCTCATCGTCGCCGACGACCTCGGTTATGGAGAGCTCGGAATCCAAGGATACAACAAGGACATCCCCACGCCGAACATCGACAGCATCGCGTCGAACGGTACCCGCTTCACCAGTGGCTATGTCAGCGGGCCGTATTGCAGCCCCACCCGCGCCGCGCTTCTCACCGGGAAGTACCAGCAGCGCTTCGGCCATGAGTTCAACCCGGGGCCACCGGTCGCGGGCAATGAGCCCATCGGACTTTCACTGGCGGAGACCACCATCGGCGACCGCTTTCGCAAGGCGGGATACGCGACCGGCTGGTTCGGGAAATCCCATTTGGGCAACACCCCGGAATACCATCCGCTCAGCCGTGGCTTCGACGAATTCTATGGCTTCCTCGGCGGTGCCCACAGTTATGTGAACGCCGGTGCGGAATCCAACAATCCCGTGCTGCGCGGGCGCGAGATCGTGAAGGATCCCGGTTATCTGACGGAGGCTTTCGCCAGGGAGGCCTCCGCATTCATCGAGCGGAAAAAGGATGAGCCGTGGTTCGTCTATCTTCCGTTCAACGCGGTGCACGCGCCGCTGGAAGTCACCGAGAAATATGAAAAGCGTTTCAGCTCCATCACCGACACCAAGCGCCGTCATTTCGCCGGGCTGCTCTCGTCGCTGGATGACGCGGTCGGCAGCGTGCTCGGGAAAATCCGCGAGCTGAAACTCGAGGAGGACACGCTGGTCATCTTCATCGCCGACAATGGCGGACCGACCGCGCAGACGACGTCCAGCAACGGACCCCTGCGTGGCTTCAAGTCGCAGACGTATGAGGGCGGGGTGCGCGTGCCGTTCGCCATCCAGTGGAAGGGCAAGCTTCCGGCTGCGAAGGTGGACGACCGCCCGGTGATCCAGATCGACCTGCTGCCGACCGCGCTCGCCGCCGCCGGTGTGGAGGCCGAGGCCGACTGGAAGCTCGATGGAGTCAACCTGCTGCCCTACATCAGGGGTGAGAAGACCGAGGCTCCGCACGACGCGCTTTACTGGCGTTTCGGCCAGCAGCTCGCCATTCGCAAGGGAGACTGGAAACTCGTGAAAGGCCCGGAAGCGAACGCCGCCCGGGGAGGGACCGCCGGCAAGGCCTCGACCGCCGGAGCCCAGCTCTACAACCTCGCCGACGACATCGGGGAGGTCAACGATCTCGCCAGCAAGAACCCGGAGAAGTTCAAGGAACTCGCGGCGCAATGGGATGCGTGGAACGCCCAGCTTGTCGATCCGAAGTGGCTGCCGAACCGTCGTGCCGGCGCGCGCAACAGGAACTCCGCGGAAAATTCCGCCGCACCGGCAAGCAAGTGGAAATCCGGTGACTCGTTCGAAGACGATCAGGCACCGCAGATCGCCAGCCGCGCGTTCACCATTTCCGCCCGCGTGGATGCGGCAGCTCCTTCGGGCGTGATCCTGTCCCAAGGTGGTCCGCAGCAGGGTTACTCGTTGCATGTGAAGGATGGGAAACTGGCCCTTTCCGTACGGGTGGCGAAGCAGCTTTCCACCGTTGTTTCAACGGAAGTCCTGCCCGCCGGGTCGCACCAGGTGGAAGCCGGAATCGCGCCCGACGGCGGAGTCACCTTGAAGGTGGACGGGAAAACCACCGGCGAGGGGAAACTCGCGAGCCTCATCCAGAAACAGCCCGGCGAAGGTCTGCACGTGGGAAATGACGGCGATGCCGCCGTCGGCGAATACACCGCGCCGGCGAATTTCTCGGGTTCCGTCGCCGAGGCTTCCGTGACCCTTCAGTAA